The following proteins come from a genomic window of Deltaproteobacteria bacterium:
- the cas2 gene encoding CRISPR-associated endonuclease Cas2, translating into MFYAISYDIRDDRRRLQVAKVLQDFGERVQLSVFEADLDPEELARLKRRVARHLNLEEDSLRLYPLCAACVPRIEILGQGMVTQDPEVIIL; encoded by the coding sequence ATGTTTTATGCTATAAGCTATGATATCCGAGATGATCGCCGCCGCCTGCAGGTGGCCAAGGTGCTGCAGGACTTTGGCGAGCGGGTGCAGCTCTCGGTCTTTGAGGCTGATCTTGACCCGGAGGAGCTGGCCCGCCTCAAACGGCGGGTAGCCCGGCACCTCAATCTGGAGGAGGATAGTCTGCGGCTCTATCCCCTGTGCGCCGCCTGCGTGCCCCGGATCGAAATCCTGGGTCAGGGGATGGTCACGCAAGATCCTGAAGTTATTATCCTTTAG
- a CDS encoding RNA-directed DNA polymerase, translating into MSKLTNLANLYAAFTRVEASRGMAGVDGVSIAAFKRKLHFNLNSLANDLAADRYTPLPLLRLLVAKPDGSPRALAVPTVRDRVAQAAVLNVIEPLFEAQFEEVSFAYRKGRSVKQAACRIKGLREQGYRYVVDADLDAFFDNIDHDLLFTKVARLISDPAILKLIRLWVKAEVYDGEKVYVMAKGIPQGAVISPLLANLFLDELDESLLAQGYKLVRYADDFIILTRSCPEAENALELTEEILARLHLALDLKDTQITDFEQGFKYLGLIFLGDSILAPFDRPRKEKRVLYMPPPFDLQSYLAGKRARP; encoded by the coding sequence ATGTCTAAGCTGACGAACCTGGCCAACCTCTATGCCGCCTTCACCCGGGTGGAAGCCTCCCGGGGCATGGCCGGGGTGGACGGGGTAAGTATCGCCGCCTTCAAGCGGAAACTGCATTTTAACCTGAATTCCTTGGCCAACGACTTGGCTGCTGACCGCTATACTCCCCTCCCCCTGCTCCGCCTCCTGGTCGCCAAACCGGACGGATCGCCGCGGGCTTTGGCGGTGCCTACGGTCCGAGATCGCGTGGCCCAGGCCGCGGTGTTAAACGTCATTGAGCCGCTTTTTGAAGCCCAGTTTGAAGAAGTCAGCTTTGCCTATCGTAAGGGCCGTTCGGTGAAGCAGGCCGCCTGTCGCATCAAGGGACTCCGGGAGCAAGGCTATCGCTACGTCGTGGACGCCGACCTCGACGCCTTCTTTGATAATATTGACCACGACCTGCTCTTTACCAAAGTAGCCCGGTTGATCTCTGATCCCGCTATCCTTAAATTGATCCGCCTGTGGGTCAAGGCCGAGGTCTATGATGGCGAAAAAGTCTATGTGATGGCCAAGGGCATCCCCCAGGGCGCAGTCATCTCCCCCTTGCTTGCCAATCTCTTCCTGGACGAACTGGATGAGTCACTGCTGGCCCAGGGTTACAAGCTGGTGCGGTACGCCGATGACTTTATCATCCTCACCCGCTCCTGTCCGGAAGCCGAGAACGCCCTGGAACTGACCGAGGAAATTCTGGCCCGCCTGCATCTGGCCCTGGACCTGAAGGATACCCAGATCACCGACTTCGAGCAGGGTTTTAAGTATCTGGGCCTCATTTTTCTCGGCGACTCCATTCTCGCCCCGTTTGACCGCCCCCGAAAAGAGAAACGGGTGCTTTATATGCCGCCGCCCTTTGACCTCCAGAGTTACCTGGCCGGCAAACGGGCCCGACCGTAA
- the cas1 gene encoding CRISPR-associated endonuclease Cas1 → MAFLYLTEEEQTLLDIPAAKIEGVLIFGNVQFTTQALQLLLRHGIELALFTRRGRLLGQLTSPFPRNIELRKAQYDRASDPAFGLSLAQSLVAAKVANSLDLVREFAHNHPETDFSKESSQLAALRDRIRQQPDLQSLLGLEGAAARLYYQALGQMVRQTFTFTGRRRHPAPDPVNALLSLGYTLVYNEIASLLDGLGFDPYLGYYHQPRFGHATLASDLLEEFRAPLVDRLTLYLVNNRVFQEPDFYRHTGGGVYLQDEPRKRYFREYEQFVTRPLSCPAAGVETDFRRLFRRQAERLRLTILTGEHYRPYQC, encoded by the coding sequence ATGGCCTTCCTTTACCTGACCGAAGAGGAACAGACCCTCCTGGATATTCCCGCCGCCAAAATCGAGGGGGTGCTGATCTTCGGCAATGTCCAGTTCACCACGCAGGCCCTGCAGCTGCTCCTGCGGCACGGCATCGAGTTGGCACTGTTTACCCGCCGCGGGCGGCTGCTGGGCCAGCTCACCTCGCCCTTCCCCCGGAATATCGAACTGAGAAAAGCTCAGTATGACCGGGCCAGCGACCCGGCCTTCGGACTCTCCCTGGCCCAGAGCCTCGTTGCCGCCAAGGTGGCCAATAGCCTGGATTTGGTGCGGGAGTTTGCCCATAACCATCCGGAGACCGATTTTAGCAAAGAAAGTTCCCAGCTGGCGGCGCTGCGAGACCGCATCCGCCAGCAGCCCGACTTGCAAAGTCTCCTGGGTCTGGAAGGGGCCGCGGCGCGCCTCTACTATCAAGCCCTGGGCCAGATGGTGCGGCAGACCTTTACCTTTACCGGCCGCCGGCGCCACCCGGCCCCGGACCCGGTGAATGCCCTGCTCTCCCTGGGTTATACCCTGGTCTATAATGAGATCGCCTCCCTGCTGGACGGCCTGGGCTTTGACCCGTATCTGGGCTACTATCACCAGCCCCGGTTCGGCCACGCCACCCTGGCCTCGGACCTGCTGGAGGAGTTCCGCGCTCCTCTGGTGGACCGCCTGACCTTATATCTCGTTAACAACCGCGTCTTTCAGGAACCCGATTTTTATCGCCACACCGGGGGTGGGGTTTATCTCCAGGACGAACCCCGCAAGCGCTACTTCCGGGAATATGAGCAATTTGTCACGCGGCCGCTAAGCTGCCCCGCAGCAGGGGTCGAGACCGATTTTCGCCGCCTCTTCCGGCGGCAAGCGGAAAGATTGCGGCTGACCATTCTGACCGGAGAACATTACCGGCCCTATCAATGCTGA